The Thermodesulfovibrio sp. 3462-1 genome contains the following window.
TGGAAGACCTCACTGGATGACAGCTCTTCAGGCAGCTCACTTTCTTGCAACAGCCTTTGCAGCAGGTCCAAGTCTTCTTATAATTCTCAGCATGATAATCAGAAAGGTTTCAAAATTTGACCCTGGTCAGCAGGCAATTAATAAACTTGCAGAAATAGCTACCTATGCTTTAATCATTCATTTATTTTTTATAGGGCTTGAATTCTTCACTGCTTTCTATAGCCAGATTCCAGATCACATGAAACCATTAATATATCTTTATCAGGGACTTGAAGGACATAACAGACTTGTTCCATGGATGGCTGTATCCACACTGCTTGCCTTTATTGGATTAATTATATTCATATTCCCACCTTTAAGAAAGTGGAATGTAACCAAAGTAATTGCTGCTGCATGTGTATTTTTCTCTATATGGATGGACAAAGGATTTGCCTTTGTGGTTAGTGGTTTCATTCCAAATCCTTTTGACAGAGTCACAGAAGCATGGATAGCTCTGAATGAGTTTCTTGTGGCTGCTGGTGTATGGTCAGTAGGAGCACTTGTAATAACAGTGCTTTATAAAATCGCAATCACTGTTAAAGAAAAAGCAGTATTTGACAAATATGGGCAAAAACAGGTTATAGAGTAGAATTTAATATTAAAAATTGTCCAAGGGCGGTTAAATCCGCCCTTTTTTTATTCAAAAGAACTGAAAAGAGAATGTTTTCCCTTTAAAGATGCCTTTATAAATTCTCTAAATAAAGGATGAGGTCGGAAAGGTTTT
Protein-coding sequences here:
- the dsrP gene encoding sulfate reduction electron transfer complex DsrMKJOP subunit DsrP produces the protein MLDLALKGRPRYWIWVSFLITMILIGFICWMREHHIGAAFTTGLSRDVTWGFHVGQLTFFVGVAASAVLVVLPYYFHNYKVFGRIAVIGEFLAVGCVLIAMLSVFVIMGQPSRVWNVLLHPTPHSIIFWDMVVLITYLSLNLLCGWTVLHAEKKSAPPPKWIKPFIYWAILWAPSIHTVTAFLYAGLPGRPHWMTALQAAHFLATAFAAGPSLLIILSMIIRKVSKFDPGQQAINKLAEIATYALIIHLFFIGLEFFTAFYSQIPDHMKPLIYLYQGLEGHNRLVPWMAVSTLLAFIGLIIFIFPPLRKWNVTKVIAAACVFFSIWMDKGFAFVVSGFIPNPFDRVTEAWIALNEFLVAAGVWSVGALVITVLYKIAITVKEKAVFDKYGQKQVIE